The following are from one region of the Candidatus Cloacimonadaceae bacterium genome:
- a CDS encoding DNA-processing protein DprA, translated as MINHAAYWITIAHLQRWTNGRINALIKAIYFDNNSDLEAFFALETEVWKSVYSLEEHYCASLLEAKEQIANNAFLAESLLNQGFELIPLNDPDYSPTLKENLKLAYSPPVLYIKGNKQLLKEDSIAIVGSRNASAQGMQFTDNVAKRGTDNYQVVVSGFAKGIDKAALDSTLKYNGHSIIVLPQGVLTFGSGYKTYYKQIIEGNVLVLSTFHPKAPWKVELAMARNPIIYGLAKHIYVADSFNSGGTWSGVRDGLRKGRIIYVRKPEEGEANANDLLISMGAREVDFYGELLADQSTAENVSPDNASNEDILDRILYLITDKALTAKEICDKLNCGWTSMRMTKLLKKTDTVEQIKIGRANKYKVKNANDAQQTIDLD; from the coding sequence ATGATAAATCATGCCGCTTACTGGATCACGATTGCTCATCTTCAGCGCTGGACGAATGGCCGAATTAATGCCCTGATTAAAGCCATCTATTTTGACAATAACTCAGATTTGGAGGCGTTCTTTGCTCTCGAAACGGAGGTCTGGAAGAGCGTGTATTCACTGGAAGAACATTACTGCGCCTCGCTGTTAGAGGCTAAAGAGCAGATAGCCAACAATGCATTTCTTGCGGAGAGTCTTCTAAATCAAGGCTTCGAGCTCATCCCGCTCAATGATCCGGATTATTCACCCACTTTAAAGGAGAACCTGAAACTCGCGTATTCGCCACCGGTACTATATATAAAAGGAAACAAACAACTACTGAAGGAGGATTCCATAGCCATTGTGGGATCACGAAACGCAAGTGCACAAGGTATGCAATTTACTGATAACGTTGCCAAAAGAGGCACTGATAACTATCAGGTGGTCGTCAGCGGATTTGCCAAGGGTATCGATAAAGCCGCTCTGGATTCCACACTAAAGTATAATGGTCATAGCATCATTGTGCTTCCCCAGGGTGTGCTGACCTTTGGATCAGGCTATAAGACCTACTATAAACAGATCATTGAGGGAAATGTGCTGGTTCTCAGCACATTTCACCCCAAGGCGCCTTGGAAAGTGGAACTGGCAATGGCACGGAATCCCATCATCTATGGCCTGGCAAAGCACATTTATGTGGCTGACTCGTTCAATTCCGGTGGAACCTGGTCGGGAGTGAGGGACGGACTTCGTAAGGGACGGATAATCTATGTCCGCAAACCGGAGGAAGGTGAAGCAAATGCCAATGATCTGCTGATTTCTATGGGCGCCAGGGAAGTAGATTTCTATGGTGAGCTATTGGCAGATCAATCGACTGCTGAGAACGTATCACCCGATAATGCGTCAAATGAGGATATCCTCGATAGGATTCTCTACTTGATTACTGACAAGGCTCTCACAGCGAAAGAAATCTGCGATAAGCTCAATTGCGGCTGGACCTCTATGCGAATGACCAAATTATTAAAAAAGACAGACACCGTGGAGCAGATAAAAATTGGCCGGGCAAACAAATACAAAGTTAAAAATGCAAATGATGCTCAGCAGACAATAGATTTGGATTAA